The following nucleotide sequence is from Mesorhizobium sp. J8.
GCGCTGGACTTGGCGGGCGAGGGCGCCAAGGCAATCCTTCTGGTCAAGCCGCAATTCGAGGCCGGACGCGAGGCGATCGGCAAGGGCGGCCTGCTCAAGGATCCGGGCGATGCCGAGCGCATTGCCGGGAATTTGCGCGATTGGCTTGCCGACATTTCCGGCTGGCGCGTGCTGGGACTCCACCCGTCGCCGATCGAAGGGGGCGACGGCAACCGCGAGTTCCTGCTTGCCGGCATCAAGGACGCAGGACCATGGCGATGAGCACACGCTTCACCATCGCGAGGCTCGGCTCGCAGGGCGACGGCATTGCCAATGCGGAGGGCGAGGAGGTGTTTGTCCCGTTCACGCTGCCGGGCGAAACGGTCACGGCCGCGCGACAGAAGGATCGCGCCTCGCTAATGTCGGTGCTGGAAGCCTCGTCGCTCAGGATCGATCCGGCCTGCCGCCATTTCACCGAATGTGGCGGCTGCGCGCTGCAGCATTTCGAAGCCGAAGCCTACCGGCAATGGAAGCGCGAGAGGGTCGTGCAGGCACTGAAGGCCAAGGGCATCGCTTGCGAGGTCGCTGCGCTGGTGCCCTGCGCGCCGCACACCCGCCGCCGCGTCACTTTCAGCGCCAGGCGCACCGAGGCCGGCATGCTGCTCGGCTTCGTGCGCGCGCTATCCTCAGAGATCATCCCGATCGAGGAATGCCCGATCTCGCTGCCGGCGATCGTCTTGGCGCTCGATAAATTGCGCGCCCTCGCCGGACTGGTCTGCGCCACGCCGAAGGCGTTTCACATGACGGTGACCGTCACCGCGTCGGGCCTCGACATCGCCGTCCATGATGCCGGTAAGCTTGGCGACCAGCAGCGGCGCATCGCGTCGAATTTCGTCATGGCCGAAGGTCTGGCCAGGCTTTCCGTCGATGGTGAGATCGTCG
It contains:
- a CDS encoding class I SAM-dependent RNA methyltransferase — its product is MSTRFTIARLGSQGDGIANAEGEEVFVPFTLPGETVTAARQKDRASLMSVLEASSLRIDPACRHFTECGGCALQHFEAEAYRQWKRERVVQALKAKGIACEVAALVPCAPHTRRRVTFSARRTEAGMLLGFVRALSSEIIPIEECPISLPAIVLALDKLRALAGLVCATPKAFHMTVTVTASGLDIAVHDAGKLGDQQRRIASNFVMAEGLARLSVDGEIVVEPKKPVVQFGPVAVAVPPGAFLQATETAEQTMAGLVGQHLSRAKKVADLFAGCGSFALRLAAKSEVHAVEGDAPALAALDRAYRFASGLKRVASERRDLFRRPLTFKELNTFDGLVFDPPRAGAEDQSKQIARSDVPLVAAVSCNPVTLARDLRILIDGGYALKSVTPIDQFLWSPHVEAVALLEKPRRRR